Proteins encoded together in one Labrys wisconsinensis window:
- a CDS encoding dihydroxyacetone kinase subunit DhaK, with translation MKKLINAPEDYVDEMLDGLTAAHPTLVRAGDTGRVIRRASGARSGKVGIVSGGGSGHLPLFTGYVGEGLLDACSIGNVFEGPTVGSCLEAIRLADGGRGVLRLYGNYGGDRMNFDMAGELLEDDGIETTTVLGNDDIASADRADAARRRGVAGIVYAYKAAGARAEQGADLAEVTRVAAKAVAATRTIGVALAPCQVPTAKKPTFSLAEDEIEMGIGIHGEPGIWRAPMRPADAIADEMVERLLADRPAEAGSAVSVLVNSLGATPLEELFILYRRIARRLGERSIAIVRPLVGGFVTSMEMAGVSVSLCHLDAELDALLAAPADCPFWRVH, from the coding sequence ATGAAGAAGCTGATCAATGCGCCGGAGGATTATGTCGACGAGATGCTCGACGGGCTGACGGCGGCCCATCCCACGCTGGTGCGCGCCGGCGACACCGGCCGGGTCATCCGTCGGGCGTCCGGCGCCCGCTCCGGCAAGGTCGGCATCGTCTCGGGCGGAGGCTCGGGCCACCTGCCGCTGTTCACCGGCTATGTCGGCGAGGGACTGCTCGATGCCTGCTCGATCGGCAACGTGTTCGAGGGGCCGACGGTCGGCAGCTGCCTGGAGGCGATCAGGCTGGCCGACGGCGGGCGGGGCGTGCTCCGCCTCTACGGCAATTATGGCGGCGACCGCATGAACTTCGACATGGCGGGAGAGCTCCTGGAGGACGACGGCATCGAGACCACCACGGTGCTCGGCAATGACGACATCGCCAGCGCCGATCGCGCGGACGCCGCCAGGCGCCGCGGCGTCGCCGGCATCGTCTATGCCTACAAGGCCGCCGGGGCCAGGGCCGAGCAGGGCGCGGATCTCGCCGAGGTGACCCGGGTCGCCGCGAAGGCGGTCGCCGCGACGCGCACCATCGGCGTCGCCCTGGCGCCCTGCCAGGTGCCGACCGCGAAGAAGCCGACCTTCTCGCTCGCCGAGGACGAGATCGAGATGGGCATCGGCATCCATGGCGAGCCGGGGATCTGGCGCGCGCCGATGCGGCCCGCCGACGCGATCGCGGACGAGATGGTCGAGCGGCTGCTGGCCGACCGCCCTGCCGAAGCCGGCAGCGCGGTGTCGGTGCTGGTGAACAGCCTGGGCGCGACGCCGCTCGAGGAGCTGTTCATCCTCTATCGCCGGATCGCCCGGCGGCTCGGCGAACGCAGCATCGCCATCGTCCGGCCGCTCGTCGGCGGCTTCGTCACCTCCATGGAGATGGCGGGCGTGTCCGTCTCGCTCTGCCACCTCGACGCCGAGC